The Paenibacillus sp. BIC5C1 DNA segment AGTGCTTTGCTTTGGACCATAACGTATTTTACAGCGGGAATCTACTTCGGCGCTCCAATTCTATCAATGCTTCATTTATTACAATTCTAATCGATTTTGATAACATACCATCACGTATACGGAGGAACCACAATCATGAATTCCAATGAACCTATTTTATTTCTGAAAAGCTTTCTTCAAAGCCCAAAACATGTTGGCAGCATCATACCCAGTTCCCGGTTTCTCGCTAACAAAATGGTGAACCAGGCCCCTTGGCTAGACGTAAAAGCAATCGCCGAACTCGGATCAGGCACAGGCGCCATCACTCGTTATATTCATCAACAAGCACAAGATTCAACCCAGGTGTTATTGTTTGAGATGAACGAGACGATGAGGATTAAGCTGAAGACTGAATACCCTACATTCCCCTGTTATCCAGATGCCTCTCGATTAGTGGAATCCATGAAGCAAGAGAGTGTTGAGCAACTGGACTGTATATTTAGCGGGTTGCCTTTCTTTAACTTTGAATCGGAATTAAGGAATACGTTGGTAGAGCAGATTCATAAGGCACTCAAACCCGAGGGGTTATTCATCGCCTTTCAATATTCGCTTCAAATGAAAAAAACACTATCCGAAAAATTTATCATCGAAAAGATAGAATTAATGCCCTTGAATATCCCTCCTGCCTTCGTTTATGTCTGTCGCAAAAAGGAAACAATTTAAACATCTTAGGCTATAGTTTACACTGATATCATCCACTTATAAGCATTTAAAATTTCATTTAAAACAGGTCACATAAGGAGTGTTGAATTGTGAGTACCGTTCTCATTGTTGATGATGAGCCAGACATCCGTGATGTCATTCATGTCTATTTACGTAACGAAGGATATCAGGTCATTGAAGCAGCCAATGGTGAAGAAGCACTAAATATTATCAAAACTACATCTATCCAGCTCGTTATACTGGATGTCATGATGCCCATTATGGACGGAATCAAAGCCTGCTTCAAAATAAGAGAAGTATCAACCACACCCATTATTATGCTATCCGCCAAGGAAGAGGACATTGATAAAATTACAGGCCTGACTACCGGGGCTGACGATTACATGGTCAAACCGTTTAATCCGTTAGAATTACTAGCTCGCGTTAAGGCTCAGCTACGACGTCAAACACTGATTGGCAAAGCAGAATTCAATTCACTTATCCTGATCAAGGACCTTGTTATTGATACAAGTAAACATTCCGTGAAGTTAAAGGACAATGATATTTCGCTTACGCCACTGGAGTTTTCCATTCTGGTGTTGCTTGCCAGCCATCCTGGTCAAGTTTTCAGCTCCGAAAAGATTTACGAAACCGTATGGAAAGAACCTTACGGGTATTCGGATAATACGGTTATGGTCCATATTCGCAATCTGCGAGAGAAACTGGAAGTGAACCCACGAGAACCTCAGTATATTAAAACGGTATGGGGAGTGGGTTATAAAATTGATTAAACGATTACCACAGTTTAGAAAAAAGATACAGATTAACATCCTATATCGAATGTTGATCAGTTTATTAATTTCGTTTGTTGGCTCTGTTGGTGTAAATAATATGTTGATCATAGGTGCCGCAAAAATTAGTGAAAGATTTGAATGGCCCTCGCTTCTCTACATCTTTCCTTATATTCTAACACCAATCTTCATCGTAATTTTCACGTTAATTTTTTTGTTTTCTACACGAAAAATTGTCCGAGATCTCATTACATTGGAGAAAGGATTGCAATTCATTTCAGAAGGAAATCTGGACTACCGGGTGCCCGTTAATAGACAAGATGAACTTGGGCGAGTGGCTTCCAACATTAATCACATGACTGAACAGCTGCAGCTGCAGATGGTTAAGGAGCGCGAGCTGGAGAAATCCAAGATGGATATGATCACGGGCATCTCACATGACCTGCGCACACCGCTAACCAGCATAATCGGCTATATTGAGCTTCTAAGAACAGAATCATTTCAAGACAAAGCAGAGTATGACCGCTTCATTCAAAATACCCATAACAAAGCAACGCATTTAAAGAAGCTGCTCGATGATTTATTTGAATACACACGTCTAACCTCAGTGGATACCCGATTGGATTTGAGAAAGGTTGACCTATATCAACTATTGGACCAGTTGCTGTTTGAATTTGAACCTTTAGCTCAGGAGAATGGAATTCATATTGAGAAAGAGATTGGCGATTCCCCAATCATGGCCTGCGTGGATAGTGATAAGATTGCTCGTGCCATCGATAATCTTCTTATGAACGCCCTGAAGTATTCCTTGAAACCTGGTACGATTCACATTCGAATGAGTATGGGTCACGAGCACATTACCATTAAAGTCGAAAATAAAGGTACGCCGCTCACAATAGAGCAAAAAGATAAGCTGTTTGATCGATTTTATAAGGTGGATTATTCAAGAAGCAGCGAAGGCATTCAAACGGGGGCTGGTTTGGGTCTTTCGATTGCAAAAAATATTGCGGAGTTACATCAGGGTACCTTAACGCTTCAACATACGCTTAACGTTTTTACATTCCAACTAAGCTTGCCTTCTAACATCCAGTGAAACATCAAAGAATTCAACAATGGAGGATACCGCAATGAAAACATCCGAACCGTTTCTTTTCCTGCAAGGATTCTTAAAGAACCCCAAACGAGTAGGAAGTGTCCTGCCCAGTTCCAAATTTCTAGCCAATAAAATCGTCCAGTCTGTACAATGGGATGAAGTTACAACCATTGCAGAGCTGGGGCCAGGAACAGGTGCCATCACACGTCTTATGAGATCAAAATTACCACAATCTGCAACCGTGTTTTTATTTGAAAGAGACCCAAAAATGAGGAGTAATCTGAAGAAAACATATCCTGAAATCATGTTCCATTCGAATGCATCCTATCTTTTGAAAAGGATCCATCAAGAACATATCGATCAGTTGGATAGCATCATTTGCGGACTGCCCTTTTTTAATTTTTCCAGAGA contains these protein-coding regions:
- a CDS encoding class I SAM-dependent methyltransferase codes for the protein MNSNEPILFLKSFLQSPKHVGSIIPSSRFLANKMVNQAPWLDVKAIAELGSGTGAITRYIHQQAQDSTQVLLFEMNETMRIKLKTEYPTFPCYPDASRLVESMKQESVEQLDCIFSGLPFFNFESELRNTLVEQIHKALKPEGLFIAFQYSLQMKKTLSEKFIIEKIELMPLNIPPAFVYVCRKKETI
- a CDS encoding response regulator, which translates into the protein MVSTVLIVDDEPDIRDVIHVYLRNEGYQVIEAANGEEALNIIKTTSIQLVILDVMMPIMDGIKACFKIREVSTTPIIMLSAKEEDIDKITGLTTGADDYMVKPFNPLELLARVKAQLRRQTLIGKAEFNSLILIKDLVIDTSKHSVKLKDNDISLTPLEFSILVLLASHPGQVFSSEKIYETVWKEPYGYSDNTVMVHIRNLREKLEVNPREPQYIKTVWGVGYKID
- a CDS encoding HAMP domain-containing sensor histidine kinase, producing the protein MLISLLISFVGSVGVNNMLIIGAAKISERFEWPSLLYIFPYILTPIFIVIFTLIFLFSTRKIVRDLITLEKGLQFISEGNLDYRVPVNRQDELGRVASNINHMTEQLQLQMVKERELEKSKMDMITGISHDLRTPLTSIIGYIELLRTESFQDKAEYDRFIQNTHNKATHLKKLLDDLFEYTRLTSVDTRLDLRKVDLYQLLDQLLFEFEPLAQENGIHIEKEIGDSPIMACVDSDKIARAIDNLLMNALKYSLKPGTIHIRMSMGHEHITIKVENKGTPLTIEQKDKLFDRFYKVDYSRSSEGIQTGAGLGLSIAKNIAELHQGTLTLQHTLNVFTFQLSLPSNIQ
- a CDS encoding class I SAM-dependent methyltransferase; the protein is MKTSEPFLFLQGFLKNPKRVGSVLPSSKFLANKIVQSVQWDEVTTIAELGPGTGAITRLMRSKLPQSATVFLFERDPKMRSNLKKTYPEIMFHSNASYLLKRIHQEHIDQLDSIICGLPFFNFSREMRQNILSQIHTALRPGGTLVLYQYSLHMKKRLADLFDIEKIKFVPLSFPPVFVYTCRKTKDEGHSETRESVF